AGGCTGAGGCCCGGGAACGTGCCGAGGCGGAAGCCCGCAAACGTGCGGAAGAAGCAGCGCAAAAGCGTGCCGAGGAAGAAGCCCGAAAACGTGCCGAAGAAGCAGCTCGGAAGCGCGCTGAGGAAGCAGCTCGGAAGCGTGCTGAGGAAGCGGCAAAGCAACACGCGGAAGAGCAGGCCCGCCGTAAGGCCGAACAAGAGGCTGAACGCCGCGCCAAGGCAGAAGCAGCCCGGCAAAAAGCTGAGGCTGAGGCCCGGGAACGTGCCGAGGCAGAAGCCCGCAAGCGTGCTGAAGAAGAAGCGCAAAAGCGTGCGGAGGAAGCGGCAAAGCAACACGCGGAGGAGCAGGCCCGCCGCAAGGCCGAACAAGAGGCTGAACGCCGCGCCAAGGCAGAAGCAGCCCGGCAAAAGGCCGAGGCTGAGGCCCGGGAACGTGCCGAGGCGGAAGCCCGCAAGCGAGCCGAGGAAGAAGCGGCCTCCCGCTCACGCTCCCGAATGGAAGAGCAGCAAAAGGAACTCCGCGCTCTGGCCGAGGAATTGCCCGAGGCCCAGCAGGTCTACATCCGCGCTCTCAAGCAGCACCGTCGGTTTCTGGACCGCGCCCGCCACCAGGATCGCCTGGAACTGCAAAACGCCCTGGACATGGTGGCCCGGATCATGGCCTCGGTCCGGCGTAGCGGTTCGGCCCTTGTCTCCCTGCTCAAAATCCGTAAATACGGTGCCTTCGACCATACCCACGCCCTGAACGTGGCCGTGCTGACCGTGGCTTTTGGCCATTATCTGCAACAGGATGACCGCATTTTGCGCATTCTGGGCCTTGCGGGGCTGCTGCACGATATCGGCAAGGTCCGCCTGCCCGTATCCCTGCTGGAAAAACCCGCCCGGCTCACACCTGGCCAGGTGGCCATGGTGCGCACCCATCCCGCGGAAGGAAAGGCCATGGTGCGGGCGTTGGCCGCCGGACTTGAACACCAGGCGGCTTCCAACGCGAATATTTCCATTTTAGTCAAAGATCTGCACACCGTGGCCCGCATCGTGGGCGAG
Above is a genomic segment from Paucidesulfovibrio gracilis DSM 16080 containing:
- a CDS encoding HD-GYP domain-containing protein; the protein is AEARERAEAEARKRAEEAAQKRAEEEARKRAEEAARKRAEEAARKRAEEAAKQHAEEQARRKAEQEAERRAKAEAARQKAEAEARERAEAEARKRAEEEAQKRAEEAAKQHAEEQARRKAEQEAERRAKAEAARQKAEAEARERAEAEARKRAEEEAASRSRSRMEEQQKELRALAEELPEAQQVYIRALKQHRRFLDRARHQDRLELQNALDMVARIMASVRRSGSALVSLLKIRKYGAFDHTHALNVAVLTVAFGHYLQQDDRILRILGLAGLLHDIGKVRLPVSLLEKPARLTPGQVAMVRTHPAEGKAMVRALAAGLEHQAASNANISILVKDLHTVARIVGEHHERTDGSGYPAGARQEALHPLTPLISVAEVFDALTSEQPYSKPRPTPAAMTALYQLRGKQLRADTVERFIKFMGIYPVGSLVRLSNRHHGVVVNVDPARPLLPLVKVVFDERMRSIPLYYADLAAPRPDQHDLRIADHLDHHALKVDVAGLMG